In the genome of Aedes aegypti strain LVP_AGWG chromosome 2, AaegL5.0 Primary Assembly, whole genome shotgun sequence, the window CGAGCACACAGCGCAATGGTGGAAGTGAAAGTGAGGTTTCTCGTTTTATGTCGTCGGTAAATCAGATTTCGATTTCCACCGTCAATATACCGGAATGCAAGTCGTCGGTGGAAGGCGAGGAAATCGGAAAATTTGAATTCGAATCATGGAGAGACTTATTGGTAGACTCGATGACACTCGCTGGGATAACTGACGAACCAACTCAGTTCATAGTGTTCAAGGTCAAAGCAGGCGCAAAGTTGatggaaatattcaaaaacacGACGACAACACCGGACAGTCCAAATCCAGACGCATACCCTTTCACAAACGCTATGCATAGGTTGAAGACCTATTTCGGGTCAAGTTCGGACATCATGCTGCAGCGCCGCAAACTGGCAATGATGATCCAAAAGCTGGATGAGTCTGATGTATCGTTCATCATGAGGGTTGGAGCGATAGCCAGAATGTGTGATTATGGCGCCGAAAAGGAATTTGAAGAGATTGCCAGCACAGTAGCCGAACACGCCAGAAATAAAGAGGTGCGAACTACGGCACTGAGAATGCTTAGTCGGAAGGGTACGCTGACAGAGCTAATCGACAAAGTTCGCGAAATACAAGCCGTCAACATGAACGAAGAGTATTACCGCCTCCGACATGGAACAGTAGATCAAGCTACCGTCGCTTCGGTTAGTGTTGGGCAAAGAAGTAATCGGCAAGACTTCACTCGACGTTCATCGAACCATGGCCGGTTTGGGAATCAGCAGAAAAGCCGGTGGGATCAACTAGGCTCCAAGCGACCTGCAACAACTGTATGGAATAGCTCTGGAGGAGAACGCTGCTTCAGGTGCAACAGCATGTTTCACAGGCCGAGCGATTGCATGGCAATCGATAAAACATGCTTGAAGTGTGGACGGAAAGGTCATTTCAAGCGAGCCTGCAAGACGTTGATCCGACCGGGTAGCAAGCGTTTGAGCGATGCAGAGAACTCGGAAATCGATGCAAAGAGAATTGCAGTCGTAGACATGGACGAAAACGCGAAGCAGGAAGAGCGACCAACCGATGCCGAAGTAGGTGACAAGAAGTTTTAATACTTTTCATTatctttttattctttattaaatattttgaagttGAATTAAATTGGAATAATATTTGAATTACTTTTATGAAACTTGTAAAACTTTCACAAGTGGAATAAACTGAATCTGTAATTGATTTGTGTATgcaattccatatttttttatatctattTACCAGATTCCGGAAAAGTCCCCACTGCCATGCTTCGGTGTTTTGAATCCCTTGTCAGAAAAGTCGGAAGATTGTGGAATAATTATTGCAAAAGTAGCAGGAATGAGCTGTGAATTCCTGATTGACTCTGGGGCTCAGGTTAATACCTTAACTGAGGAAAAATTTAAAGCACTTCTCGATAACCGCGAATGCAATGAAGGTCTGTACAATATACAGGAACTATCCGATCGTTCACTTAAGGCTTACGCTTCACCTGGACAGATCAATGTACTCTGTACGTTTGAAGCAAATCTGTACATTTCAGAGGATCGTCCAATTCTATTAGAAAAATTCTATGTGGTGGATGAGCGTCGGTCCCTTCTCGGAAGACAAACAGCAACTCGGTATAGTGTCCTTCAACTCGGATTGCAAGTTCCGATTTCATCAGAACATACGAGGTTGCCATTATGGAACGCCACGACAGAGATAGCTATAGTAGGAGCAAATGAGCCATTCCCGAAATTCAACATACCGCCTATCGAAATAAGCTATGACAGAACGAAGCCTCCTTGCAGAAACATATTCATGAATATACCACCTGCTGTGAAAGCATTGGTCGAGAAGAGACTCCATCATTTGCTTTCGTCAAATATTATTGAAAGAGTCACCGAAGACATGGATACGTCTTTCTGTTCCTCCATGCTGGTTGTGCCCAAGGGGCGCGACGACATCCGACTCGTTATCGATTTGCGTGGGCCAAACCGCTACATCAACCGTACACCATTTAGCATGCCAACCCTCGAAAAAATTCTGGTCGATGTAAATGGGTCAAATTGGTTTTCGACAATAGACCTAGCGAACGCTTTCTTTCACATAGAACTGCACGAGAACAGTCGACATCTAACGAACTTCTTCACAGAGTTTGGGATGTTCCGTTATGTCCGGCTACCATTTGGACTCTGCAACGCGCCTGATATTTTCCAAGAGGTACTGCAAAGAACCATATTGGCCGGTTGCGAAGGGGTGAAAAATTATTTGGACGATATCTTCGTTCATGGCGTAACCAAAGAAGAACATGATAAAAACTTGGCGGCAGTTTTAGCTCGCCTCGAGGAACACAACGTCAAGAGCAACACATCAAAATGTGTATTTGCTAGCCAATCTGTTAAATTCATCGGCTTCGTCATTACACCAGATGGATGGCAAATTGAGGATGGTAAATTGAACGCTATTCGAAACTTTCGAAAGCCTGAAACGTGCTCGGAAGTAAACAGTTTTTTAGGACTCATTACCTACATCGACAAATTTATCCTGGATCGCGCAACAAAAACCGAAAGACTCCGGTCGTTAGCCAACGCGGATGTATTCTACTGGACAGCGGACGAGGATCGAGAATTTGAAATGTTACAACAAGGAGCGTTGAATGCCATTACAAAGCTGGGCTACTTCTGTACTACGGACAGAACCGAACTATTCGTAGATGCCTCAGCAATAGGACTTGGGGCGGTTTTAGTCCAGTTCAACAAGGATGGTATTCCACGAATCATAGCTTGCGCATCTAAATCGTTGACATCCTCCGAAAAGAAATATCCCCAAACGCATAAAGAGGCACTGGCAGTCGTATGGGGAGTTGAACGATTCACGTTCTACTTGACAGGtaagaataaataatttcaaatgatgaaatCATTCCTTCGCGCATTTTAGATATTCACTAATATATTATTGAATCAGGAATAACGTTTGTCATCCGAACGGACTCGGAAGCAAATGAATTCATCTTTCATAGCAACCATCGGATTGGAAGACGAGCAGTATCTAGAGCGGAAGCCTGGTCTCTTCGTCTCCAACCTTATGACTTTGCAATAAAAAGAGTACCGGGCTCTGACAATATTGCTGATGCGTTATCAAGGCTGATAAAAGCGTCGCATGAAGCAATCCCATTTGAAGATGATAACGAAGGCCACTACTTGTTCTCGCTGGACGCCGGATGTATGGATATTACACTAGCAGAGATTGAAGTCCAATCGGAGGACGACGAGGAACTCCAGAGGCTGCGGAAGGCGTTGAAATACGGGAGCTGGCCTCGCGAGTTGCGTAAATATGAAGCTCAGAAGAAGTCATTGCACGTCCTGGGATCTCTAATGCTCAACGACGAAAGAATCGTTCTACCGAGTTCATTACGAACAAAAGCTCTGGAATCAGCACATGCGGGACATATCGGAGAAGTCGCGATGAAGAGAATAATGAGGGAGTTCTTCTGGTGGCCCGGAATGGCCACGGAAACTGAGCAATTTGTGAAGCAATGTTCTACCTGTTGTCAGCTAGCCAGAAAAAATCCCCCAGTACCACTTTCATCTCGAGAACTGCCAGAATCACCTTGGGAGGTAATTCAGATTGATTTCCTCGAAATACCCGGCTGTGGTTCAGGCGAGTTCCTGGTAGTCGTGGACATTTATTCACGGTTCCTGTCAGTCGCTGAAATGCGCAGAACAAACGCCGAAAGCACAAATGCTGCACTTTGTGATATTTTCAAACGTTGGGGATTTCCACGAATCATCCAGAGTGATAATGGGCCACCGTTCCAGAGTTCCTCTTTCTGCACATTCTGGGAGGCAAAGAACGTAAAAGTTCGAAAAGCTATTCCTTTGAGCCCCCAGTCTAATGGAGCAGTGGAGAGGCAGAACCAGGGCATCATAAAAGCAATTGCTGCATCTAAGATCGATGGAGAGAATTGGAGAAGAGCCCTTGAAAAGTACGTGCACAATCATAACACTCTAGTCCCTCATGCAAGACTAAATGTCACGCCTTTTGAATTGATGGTTGGTTGGAAGTTTCGAGGAACATTCCCAAGTCTATGGGGTTCGACCAACCATGATTTGGATCGCATTGATGTACGGGAGAAAGACGCGGAAGAAAAACTCATCAGCAAGCACTATGCAGATAAGAGCCGAAACGCTAAACCGTCTGATATCGATGTTGGCGATGTTGTTCACCTTAGCCAGCAAAAAAAGGCTAAAACTGATCCAGTTTTTTCATCGGAACGTTACACCGTTGTTGCGAGACAAGGACCTAAGGTAGTTATCGTAAGCCAAAGCGGAATCCAATACGCCCGAAACGTACAAGATGTCCGAAGAGCTTCTGGCATAGATTTGGAGAGGGACGAAGGGTTGGCAACTAAGGATTTCACTGATAAACAAGCTTCCACCCACGCGGCAGATTCAGGTGCGTACAATGCTAATGTGGCTCCAAATACTAATCTTCGGGCCCGTACAAATCTAAGGAAACCTTCAAGATACAACAGCGACTAAATCTACTACATTTTTGAGTGACGAACGTGTAAGCATAAGCATTCGATTAATTTGGTGAAAACTTGGAATTTGtgagaaaataaattgaatgttATATCacctataaataaaaaataaataaatgattagaaaagaaaattttgaaattgcttCTGCGTTGAAACCTGCGTCGGATCCGTTTTAGAATGGGGAAAATCCTGTTTCGCTGAAACCCGATTTACAGCTGCTCCGTTGAATCCCGTTTGTCGATGGATTTCGTATATAAAGAGGATTCCAGACGGGAGGAAATCACTTCAGGTGTCTGCATTTTGGTTTGCATGCAACCACGGAATGCAACTGAGTTGGCTACAAAAACAAACAGTATAAGATTACCAACTTGGTTTTAGGAATTTTAATCAATCAAAAGCTGTGTTCAATGACTTTGATCGAACTTGCTCGGGGTTGGTTGTACTTGctcgtattttttgtcaacaaataactgtcaaagctacttcgagcaactccaagctgctttctcaatgaacgctctttttactctttttactaatttaccggaattccacgtgaaaaaaaattcgcgcacttaacaatccgtatcgcttcggaattttgctttttttctcaCTGTTTACgttttaaacgtcaaaaacacgagctactgcgagctggttgaactagctcggactctagcttccaacctgtttcgagcgactcggagttggttggactcggctcaatgaacacaaacccgagcgactcgaagtaggttggagtggctcaatgaacaccaaaAGCTGACTCGCAAGTGGTTGCAACCAAGTTCGAGCAGCTCGTTGAACACAGCTAAAGACTTACCGATGAGGCATTGTTCCTTTGCTTGATTGTCAGGCGTCAATTCCTATAAATATCGTCGAATATCAGCTTTTTTTAAGGTATTATAcactatttgataaaatatGACGAAATATAACATTCATTAaatgaatttttcattaaaaaaatttttCTCACTGATAGGTTTTTCAGAACACAATTTGTTGAATGTGACAGCTCAACAGCTCAGTGCACGAAAAATTTATATACACGAAAAAATGGATATAACAATACTTTGCACGGAAACCAATTtacatttcaaatttaattcaaaagaatctacactgaaacaaacgttgaagtaatgagaaccatgaacaagttttaaatttactattccagtcacgattgagctatcaagaacgctttttatttgcgttttgttccctatCGATCCAACCGCTTCGATAGTCGAGCGGTAaccgttcgcgcttgacaatcaagagatcctcggttcgattccgatctgctgcaagttttaaccatgatatagtaatttttactgtcgaaatggtgccatggtaaaattgaatgcacaaaatatttgaaataagtgCAATTTTAGTCTGCACAGATCAAGTgtcgttgtgtatttaatttaacactctaatatagtattttcaactgcaacgctgtttTCAGTGTAGCCAAACAGCAGTTAGTTtcaatgcagaaaaaaaaatattgtacctTAAAATACTAGTTGTTGAAAGCTATAATTGTGAAGTACTTGGAAAGATTTTTGACTCTAATCAGAACTTTTCTATTATTGCGATTATTACAATATGAGTCTACGGTAGAACTTGACGGCTACcgcgaaacgtcaaattttcaaaagaaccgcAATATTATACGGTTTTAATTGAGGGTCCGAGAGTAGAGAAGGGAAATAATGTAGTGGATGGAATGGAAATAGaaaacgaaatgtttcaaagcaacattaaagtaataaaataccacaaaaaaaaaacaaattactgGCAACACGATCATTCTGAGAGAGCCTGGAATACGAGAACTCGTACGTGAATGATTTTTGTTCGGCTGGATATTTTATCCACCACATCATACGAGTCTGACCCGAATAAAGAATCGTATACGTTCGTATTCCACAAGCATTAATGTTTGACCAtagtacacagcaaaaaaagttgttgaatattacatcaAAACCGCTGCAACCAAGTCGTTCCCTCGGTCGTGTTATATTACACAGCCCGACGTACACGCGGGCTTTTGGTGTAATAAATGCGACCGATGTAATTTTTCCGATGTAATTGTTTTAACGTATCCAACACGATGTAATCGATGCAATGTAATATGAGAGCTATGTAATCTAAGCGAATTGAGAGAAATAAACGATCACAAATTCTGCTCAATGgttgattaaattgcttttttatCCTTATTCGATCTTAAATCATATTTATGATTTAAAATCGAGTTTTACCCATGTATATAGGGTTATTGAGTATCATAATTTAGAAATtgataaaagcaatttaatcaacCATTGATAAGAATTTGATGGGAAAAAAGATAACATATATATCAaccaaaaaatatcaatacgGCGTCATTtgaattatcaattattttttattgcagcatttattacatatttattgcaaaatttttatggaGAATAATGGCTGGGTGGCTTCAAATCATGAATCCGAAGAACCTCAGTGGAGCCTTCCAGATACGTGCACTCGAGGATGTGTTTTGATTCCCTCAGCAACCATGATTCACAGAGCCCGTTTATGTTTCTCGTACTGATCTAAAaccaaagaaaacaaaatattgaattattttatacATCTTTAGGATTTCAGTATTTTATATAAACAGATCTATAGTAAATATTAGGAGAATTATGGTTATGTTAAATGAAAATTCTACTTGAATATCTTACAGAAatgtaaattttcaagattctaaTTTTTTCTTTGTTATTGAGGTATTCTTAGgtgcaaatatttcaacaaatttgctTCAAGAAATCCTCCTGTTTTAAGTTCacctgaaatttttaaaattctaaaaacaGTTTCCTCGTCTAGAAATTATTGCAGATTTTTTGCAAGGAATTTCTCTTCTGGTCATCTAGTTGAAATTCCAACCAAGATCCCTCTGAGGTTTTCAGGTTTATTTTCGCTAGAGAAGCGCTTTGAGAATTCCACTACAAATATCTTTAATTAAAAGATTATATTAGGTGATTTGCATAATACATttttctaactcgatattgaagggatcatcgagttagggaagtaTCGAGATACAGATAAAAGTAATTGCACTACAAATATagtaaaatttaaacatattcacCTTTGTGGcacttttttaacaaatttataaaaaaaaagtgatttcaGTCGCTCTGAAATAATTTATCAACCTCCATTTTAATATCATTCCTTGTTAAAATCAATTCCCAATTGGAAGAGatttgaaacttttcatgaaaatatcgagttagagaggtaagggttcattcacatatttcataacgctgaaaatggccatttttgacacctacccaccccctcgtaacggtttttgcatgaatattctataaattttgtatgatccgTAACATCATGAgcacacccacccacccccttcagcgttatgaaatttatgaataagccCTAAACTTGTATACGATACTGAAACAGATAAAACATATGAATAGATggctgaaaatcaaaaaaatatggaCAACTTTTAATATAGGGGAATATTGAGCAGTTTGGCCACCTCAAGCAAGAGCCgacaaaaatactgaaaatataATGGAATTTTCAGATTAttgcatgatttccaacaatttttagatcAATACACTAATACTGCTTGATTTCCGGTACCTTATAAAGTTCACGaataaatgatcaatttttatttattttttttaatttttcgagtCAATTTTTTACTGATGAGGTGATatcaggtccgtcgcactcgggctcagattgagtaccacttctagtactgcatttggtccctcggtagtgcaaaaggtacccaagtttgacagatcgcagtacacttttcacggcattctagattaccttatgagccataaaattttgggcaactgcaagggacatggaggtctttaatttgtctttggtgatATGAtaacggggcccagatagccgtagcggtaaacgcgcagctattcagcatgaccaagctgagggttgtgggttcgaatcccaccggtcgaggatcttttcgggttggaaattttctcgacttcccagggtatagagtatcttcgttcctgccacacgatatacacatgcaaaaatggtcataggcatagtaagctctcagttgataactgtggaagtgctcataagaacactaagctgagaagcaggctctgtccagtggggacgtaacgccagaaagaagaagaagtgatatGAGCACCAGGTCCGTctcactcgggctcagattgcgTACCACTtctacccaagtttgacagatcgcagtacactttgaacggcattctagattaccttatgaaccataaaattttgggcaactgcaaaggacatgggggtctttaatttgtctttgagaGCACCCTATTTTTGGTTGTGAAACTATCTAATGTAAtctgaaaattcattttttttttcactacacttgaaagttattaTTATGTATAAACACTTCGTACAACAggatttaattttaaagaacaatCTAACATTCAAATATCGTCATAATAGACTGATGAAATTAGAAAGAGCCATTCCGGacaatatgggcagttttttcgaaTATCATTTAggtattactttttttttaagtttagagCACTGACTTTTAACAAGCCTAATGCTTCATTTCCTTGTaagctttggggttgcatgttatttcaatagaaatttcaataatttatgtagttttcaaggggtgctctGCTCATTCTACCCCATAGGCGAAACCGTCCCGAATACCCCTATATATCTATCAATCAGCGAAATTAGAATTCTCCTTTtcaaatttctcctgtaattaCTTGAGAAGTTTCTTTCTAAATTTGTTGATCCTGatgaatttcccaaggaatattttatgtaagaacTCCTTTTTTTCGGTTGGATATGAAATATGTGCAATATTGCATAAACTACAGTACTGTAGTTTGTACTCTTAAAATGCGAATAGAAAAAACTAGCTGCGGATTATTCTCAGTGTACAAGATCTCCTGTTAAATTTGATTAATGAACCAATGGTAAATTCCATCTGGAGGTGTCTTATGAAATTACTCCATAGGCTACTTTTGATATTTATTTAGGAATTACTTATGGAGTAACTACCAGTGCCGGGAATAGTAATAGTAGTAAGCTTGAATTTGTAGGATTTTTGCGTGGCTCTTCTgactacagtagttcaaaaacgtgaatctcatcaagtagcctatgttgagtgcatgaattttctaaatcattagtgtcattgcaagctgtaaatgcgggaaatgcagcgggaaacaGAACATTCTTCTAATTTTGGGTTTTTTGGGaaacattcttttttttttaattcatttaattttttaatttaatttaattaattcagtaaaaatatttgtttgctgATTGTGGCAAAATAGATTACCGAATCTCAGTCATTTAtgtaaactaccgattttcgtcAATCTATAGATGCATAGATATAGATGcaatatatagaatcatagatGTATACATCTGTCAATATCGCTCATGTGTCAAACTTGAACGAGATTTCAGTTAAAAATAGGTTTTACTGATTGAATTCGTCATTTaagtttaccgaaatgaaattctgCTGACACACTTAGgggttttgctattttcaaggctttttgcctacagcagagATAGGCGtgaatttcactggcttcgctgactgtgatttgctttgcttggctactgtagagtgaatttcaagatttttcctaaCCCTGGTAATTACTTGAGTCCTTCTAACATTTGTATATGAATTCCTCTTGAATAACTTTTATATGAATAAAATACTTGTGATGTTCCCTCTACTAATATTAGAAAAACTTAAGGTTTCatttgagattcttccaagattttcatatgaattttattaaacacTTTTAGAAGTTCCTCGAAATTGCATTGGGGATTCCGAAAGGATACATTTTTAGAGTCCTATTTCTTatgaaaattcattcaaaagcTTCAGTTCAATGTttacatgaattcttccaggaatattgattgattttttccataagttccttttttattttttttttttcaattcctgcAGGAGTTCTTTGTACAATTCTTacccaggaattcttttaagaGCTCCTCTTAGCATTTTctctagtattttatttttatttttttcataatttatttgAACTCAATAGCCTCGGGCTTTTAGAACTCATTCATAGTTTTTTGTCTATTCAAGATACGTAGACTTTTCTGATAGGGTTTCCATATAATActctagaagttttttttatttcttacaGGAGCATCTCCTGAAATTTTTCCATGATTTgtccgaaaattaaaaaaaaaattgttggagtgtaattttttcaatttttctgatttttcaatACCTTATGTAAATGCTGAACAATTTTtatgtaaggtaccgtggggcaagtgggtaatggaattcgcatagttgagattcttccaattctagagactttaaattgaaacaaatgaggttgtgtatattttttagcttgactcccaccatatataagcagcatgctaaaattgatttttatgaaaatttgactaaaaaaaatacagaaaaagtttttgaaaaatgtctccttacttttcacttgcctcaaaagtggggcaagtgaaaagtttaccgttttgaacaataaattcaaaagcaaacagttatattcacgatttctattagctttaacacttgttaaggcttcccaatgaacaataacataagtaacatgtaaacaaacaaaatgttattcttatcacttcaattttcttctgttcggttatgttagttgaaatgattcgacatataatgttgtcgaatgttagttcttacattataggacagcaattgcatttctgctctgtagaatttccaccgctcgttatttgtttttgagaaagtcggatatgacgtcggataactcttcgggagaaatcaaacggaatccttcaataacgtatttagggtcttttttatgtggatagacctataccccgtTTTTATgctttgaactagctttacatagacattcctcgagatttccgtgtgttctctaatattgcaacttttcagtcaacgtcttccttttaattggctgcccgaagtagacatattgatattgtaatgtttggcaacatcttttagagaatttccatgatttctaatagcttttaacgctagagtatagtgtttcttgaattatcagcacgttatgtttttctatgataattgcgaaccatgttaaCTTATGagtacttaaagagaaaacacaaattcaatctctaatgataaacttttaacttgccccacctgataagaaaattgacggtgttttaatttagttatttttaggtctacgtcgaagtaattctaaaactttttttattgcagtttgaaactgtcacagaggacaactaaaaagtggtacaggaaattattttccgcaacttttttccactgaaaatattaaaataagattgtacgccgccaacttgttacggagtaacagttgacaagttaacaatttttcactctatcatgcaataatggctgaaaaatctcagaaatctcttacttatcgtaatgttctcaatgacctcaaaggtttacgcatgagtttcaaacgttaattcacatattcagtaaaatatatcaattgttttcacttaccccatttaaccacttgccccgcggtaccttatgcaTAAGATCTTGTGTAAATCCTGCGAGAATTCATTCTATAAATTCTGTGATATGTGTACCTGGCATTCCATTTTTGGCGATGATCTAATTTTAATTTGGAGAATTTCTAGTCATTAtcaaatatatccaaaaatcccacagggctggtagtgatcaaattttgccaaatttttgcaatgaaattccatggtaattTTAAGAATACTCTTAGGCGTACTCTGCTACACTAGTAAATtatactagatttttttttccagtaatttctaGAGTATCAAAACGAGACCATAGCATCAAACGAATAAGCATAAATGAAAAAAAGGAAGATATAAAAGTTCTTGTTGATATTTCTCAAACAATCCGACCAGACATTCCCTGAAGATAtattcaagagttttttttatgaattctttttgacattacgaTAACTATTACAGTATGCTTTTTGCATGATTTTCTCAGAAACTTAACATAAATTAACTTTTAGATATTTAAAAGATTTattcaggagttcatttagtgtTTTTCACAGAGCTCATAAGGAATTCCTTCCAAATACCTTAAGAATTAAGATCAATTTTCGGCCTAGTGATGATGTCCCTTgctacagagcaaagccatgccgaAGGTAACTGGTTTCTACTCCCGGAAGGTTCagaatattttcgtaatggtaaTTTTTTGACTTTCCAGGGTATACTttggcaactttggaaaagaaagctcttagttaaaaactgtggaagtacgCTTGAAACActgctgagaagcaagctctgtacCAATagagatgtaatgccaagaagaagaagaaccttcaagaattaaaataattaaggaTGATTCCAGAAATCTtatacaggaatttctccaggaagccTTCCATGAactattgaagaaatttctcaagaaagtaCCAAGACCTTTAGGAGTTCATCCGTCGATTTCCTTAGGATTTATTTCATgacatttttggaataattattttaatatcTCTCCAGAGTTTACTCCacgatttattaaaatttcctGCAAAATTTTCGTTATGGTTTTCTTTAAGGTTTCAATAAAGAATCtaaaaacacagacaaacagacgtaacactcttgatTATTTTCATCGCACAACAGAGCagcgcccaattctaatattCGATAGTTGGCTGACGGGCCACTCGTGACGCTCGCATCgattttgttcgcgtttgacgtttgctcaataccgccacctagttcgcggttggccaaatgaagtatttttagcattgggcgtaaatgttcacgtgactatgttttaaaaTGCTAATTATTCTAGCtgtaacgtctgtttgtctgtgcttaaaATATCTTCAAGACTTACTACAGGgattattttaaagatttcttcaaacaattcATCCAGGGATGTCTCTACCGAGTtgtcgaggatttttttcagaaatcactgAAGAGATTTATGAAACATCTCCAGGAGATATTTTCTAAGATAATTACTGTTGAAACATTTGTAGAAAGCCCTAATGAACTCCCGC includes:
- the LOC110675176 gene encoding uncharacterized protein LOC110675176 → MNEEYYRLRHGTVDQATVASVSVGQRSNRQDFTRRSSNHGRFGNQQKSRWDQLGSKRPATTVWNSSGGERCFRCNSMFHRPSDCMAIDKTCLKCGRKGHFKRACKTLIRPGSKRLSDAENSEIDAKRIAVVDMDENAKQEERPTDAEVGDKKF